The DNA region TCTGTCTTTGCAGGGAATATCTGGAGGCCATGGCATGTTAGGCCATAATCAGGGCAATTTTGGAGGCCCAGGGTCTCCCTGGGGCCAGGGACACCCCGGAGGCTCAGAAGGCAGCTTCGGAACCAACTCTCTGGGAGGGTCCTCAGGCCAGGGAGGCAGTGGAGGGTCACAAAGCTTTGGGATCGATGCTCAGGTAAAGTGACCACCCCGCCCTGCTGCCCACCCCCCCCTCCTCTGAGTCCACACTTTCCAACCTCCCTGGTTCTTCCGGATCCCACAGTCTCCCCTTCCCTGCAGGGAGCAGTGGCCCAGCCTGGCTATGGTTCAGTGAGAGGCAGCAGCCAAAATTCAGGGGTAAGAAGGAGAGTCTGGGGACAGAGCGGGCCTCTGGGTGCAAGTGACAGAAAGAGGGGGAGTgacagaaaggaaggagagggggaagggagggctgggtggcGGGAAGATTGACTGGGGAGAGGTGGGtacaggaggagctggggagagcAATGAGAGGGCGGAGAAGAAAGGAGGCCGAGCAGCAGGCAGCGGGTGGGGCCGGCTGGGAGAGGAGCGATGGGCACTTAGTCAGGTCGGCCCCTTCCTTCTGCAGTGCACCAACCCCCCACCCTCCGGCTCCGGTGGAAGCTCTAGCAACTCTGGGGTAAGAGGATGGGCCGCTGTGGAGGGAGGGGACACTCGGCTCCCCTTGTCCTGGCCGGAGGCAAGCAGAGGAGGAACAAATCAtggtccctgtccccaccctccaTCCTGCCCCTCAGGGAAGCAGCAGCTCACAGTCAGGCGGTGGCGGCAGCAGCCACAGTGGCGGCAGCAGTGGTGGCAGCAGCCATGGTGGCAGCAGTGGTGGCAGCAGCCACGGTGGCAGCAGCAGTGGTGGCAGCAGCCATGGTGGCAGCAGTCACAGTGGCGGCAGCACTGGTGGCAGTAGTCACAGTGGCAGCAGCAGTGGTGGCAGCAGTCACAGTGGCAGCAGCAGTGGCAACAGTGGCAGTGGCAGCAGCTCTGGGTCCAGCCGGGTAAGTTCTGCCCCTTGTCTGAGGGCAGGGATGGGATGAGGTCCTGGTGGCGCCTGCGGAGGAGATGGGCTCTGGGTCCCCTGGAAGCCACCACAGCTCAGGGGTGGGTGGCATCACGGGCAGTCACCATCCTGGGGCTCCCCCACCTTCCCAGTCCAACCACAGGGCTCCTCACTCAGGCACGTCCGGTTTACCCAAAAGCTGCCCTGTCTACTCCTACCTACTCtacttccttccctcccaccctacCACAGCAGGGAAGTCCTACCTCCTGTCTAACCTCTATTCCTTGCCCACTGGGCAAGTCTGAGTGGAGCTggcagtgggggagggaagaaaagaggtgGTCACAGAAAAATACGATAGTTGTTTGGGAAGCTCTCAGAACACGTGAGGACGTGCACAGGGCTGTGGTGTAGACGGCACTAATAACTGTGGCCACAGGTGGGGCTCCCGCATGGTGCACGAGAGGCCAGGAGGGGTCTGCCTTAGATGAGGGGCCTGGAGACAGGGGGCAGCACAGGCTCCTTGGGGGTTTGGGAAGGGTGTCAGGCCAGAGAAGGTCAGAAATTACGACAAACCCAAATAGCGAGCTGCCTTAACTTGCTGCCCCTTatatctctccctctcccctggctaGGAACGACAGCCAGAAAACTCCAGGGAACTGGATCAAAGCTTTTCAGTGTCCAAGGTAAGGACAAGTCCCATTTCCTTCCTGGGTTCCAAGGGGaagggctggggcagaaggagcCCACCTGCCCCCTGGTGGCTGGATGGCGGCTCCTGGTGGCTGGTGGGTGGGGGCGGGGCAACAGCTCAGACTCCCCAAATCATCTCCGGCTTCCAAATACACACCTGGTCTTCTCCGTGCTCAGAACAACTTCCCTCAGTGACCAACTGGCTAAAGACTGGGGAGAGATGGGTACCGGAGCCCATCTCTGCACCACAGCCCTGTCCACGTCCTCACGTGTTCTGAAGGAAGGGTGAAGTCTCACGGGAGGGTGTTTCTCAAAAATCCATAAAATGACTGGATCCCCCTGGTCCCTCTGCCAGGCCGAGTCAGCCAGCGTGTGACCCCTGCTTTTCCTTGCAGGGATCCGACTCTGGCCCTTCCTCAGGCAGCAgcagtggtggcagtggtggATACAAGCCCGAGGTCAGTGGCTGGGGAGTCACCTGGGCACAAATCTCCCTCAAACTGTGGGGAGAAAAACAAGAGCGGTCAGCCCTTGAGGGCTGAGGAGGGCCAGTTAAAAGCCCCATTTTGGGGCTGGTGGTTGGGAGGGGACAGAAAGTCTTCCCTTTCTCCCACAGTGTGACAACCCAGGGAATGAAGCCCGACAGGCCGGAGGATCCGGGAGTCAGGTGAGAGACAAACCTGTCACTATGCCAGCTCTCAGGCGTCCACTGGGCTCAGCCCTATTCCCTTCAACCTGTCTCGGGGGGACTGACAATTTAGGTGGAAGAGACTGAAGGCAGATTCTTAGTCATACCAAGAGCCTCCAGGGTCAGAGTTTGCGGTGACTCTTTTGTGATACACCTCACTGAACACCGCAGATGGGTCGTGGGGCACGCCATGTGAACCCGTGTTTGAGAAACAGAATCATTTCATTGTCCCATCCCCGGCCAGGGAGCAGAATGCAGTGAACTCTGGCAGGGAAGTTTCCTGGAGAACACACTTCCTCCTAGTTGTTCTGGGAATCTGGACATTAGGGACAGCAGAGTGTGAGGCATGCACACCTAGAGCCCTTGTGCAAAGGTGGGTCCTGACTCTACAGGTCCGGGTGGGGCTGAGCTTCTGCAGTTCTCACCAGCTCCTAGGGAGGCTGCCCTGTGGGGCCATGCATTGGTGGCAGCGAGGAACAAGGCCAGGAGGGAGAGGATGGGGTGGTTGGGCGGCCCTTAGATAAACTGGCTCTCTGAGAGCTCCTCAGGTATTAGGATGCTAGCAGCCCCCACCCTTTTTGGGGTACTAGAGATTAGATCAGGGGTGCTCTACATCCTACAAAAAGCTACAAAAGAtaagccctttttatcttttgacacacggtctccctaagttgctcaggctgaccttgaacttgtgatcttcctgtctcagcctcctgaggctctgggattacaggtgtgcatgaaTCTGCCCAGCAGGGTGCTAACCTTGCGTTGGTTTAcaagtttaacatttttttcactcagttTGTAactcttttttctagttttttatacCCCAATGTCTTAAGGACATCGAGAGTCAAAAATCTCcctgttttcctctgtggtttctGCCCTTGGTGTACAGCTTTACAGGCCAACTCttttccagtatcatcaatacttatatgatttcatttttcccaGTGTAACTCTTTAGTCCCCCTGAACTTTACTTTGCCTCTAGTTGCTCTAGCCCCACCCTCAGCCCAGCCAGACAGGTTCGCTGATTGGAGCTGGGTGGTCCTTCTTGAGGGGCAAGCAAGCCGACAGCAGAAGGGAGGAAACGGATGAGTGTGACTGATGTTTCCACCACTAGCTACCTGATATTTCCAGCCTCAAGTGTCACATCATTTCCACTGCTGATTTCAGATGCCACTAATAAATACCTTCACTTTGGGGGGAGCTCCGGGGAGTTCTGATATGCTGAATAGATTCATCCGTCCTGGCGCGGGAAACCACACAGCTTTCCTTACAGTAGCTTATGGCCCGTGACTGTCTTTCAGCACCAGTCTCCTGCCACCACTGACCTTTTCCAGTGTTTTTTCTACCTGCTCCTAAACCTTTAtccttccaaattaattttaaaattattttgacaaCTTCCCAAGGACTTTTAGAGGAATCACATTGTCAACACATATGTTTTTCAAGATGGCCCCAGGATCTGGAACAGGGCTCTGCATCTCACTGTCTTATCCTCTGGGGCTTCAGTGGAGTACAGGGAGGGCCCAGCCGTTCCAGGAACATCAGGGTAGAGAGGTGGCGGCCTTGAATGTAGCGGCTGAGTCCCTAGTAAACGGGGTGAATGAAGGTCAGCTCTCTGCAGCAATGTGAGCAGAGCCGGCCTTTCACAGCCGGGTTTACGTGTTAGCTCTGGGAACGAGGAAGTGACAATGGAGGAACCTACCTCTAATTTGGGAGGAGACTAAGGGCTCTGTTGGGCCACCTGGGCTCCCACTGGCTTGCCAGCTGGCATCCCCTTTCTTCCCAGTGCAGACATTAGCCCAGCTGGGGTCCTCCGGTTTGAGTCAATTCAGTCCAACAACCTGGCTTGTTCCTGCTTTGAAGCCAGGGGAGAAATGAGACCCTCCCTGTTGCATTCTGGGCAGCTTGCAGAAGCGAATAGGAACAGAGAGGGTGATGTTATCCATAAACACCATAAGTGAGCAGTGACTTGGTCCCTCATGGGAGGAGGCTGAACAGGATCTTCCAGGGAAGATGGAGTTCCATGGAGAGAAGGAGCTCGTTCTTGGGGTCCTGGGAAGTCTTCTGTCATGCTCGTGTCTTAGTCCCCTGATTCCTGAAATCTGTTACCTGCACCCTGctgttctgcctctcctccccactGACTTCTCCACGTTCTGTCCCCctaggaaagcagagagagcagtCACCTCCTTGGGGAGTCAAATCATCAGGTGAGCCAGGGGGGCAGCCAGGGCTGGCTTTAGCAGAAGGAATGGTGGGGCATGGGACAGAATGCCAAGGACCtggggaaagaaacaaaaatgtcagTTTCTTCTTGTAAACTGCTTTGAAACTGTGTCGGTTGACCACTGGGAGACCAAAATGGCAGATTTTTTCTCCATCCCCCGCCTTCATTCActcatcccctcccttcctcccaactGGGATCAGAGCCTTCGTACTTTTGCAAGGAGAAAACATACATAAAGTAACAGAAGAATGGCCAAGGAGTCattgtttaaaatgatatttaagaggTCAGTGTGAAGAAGTGGAAAGCTGTTGAACTTTGGGTTAGAAATGGGGGGTACACATGTCAACTCTGCATCCTCAGGCAAGCcagttaacctctctgagctgagGTTTCTTTGACTGAAAAGGGGATGGTGAAGTCTGACTCGCTCACCTCCCACAGTTTTTATAGAGCTTTCTGTATCATAAGCAGACCAAGGTAGTACAGAATCCAGACAGGGAGACAGATCCTGAGGCCAGCTGCTGGACACCTcttgaatttcagtttcctcgTCTGCAAAATGGACTCAGCTTCTGCATAGGAATACGGCTGGATAAGGCACAGAGATTGGTGCATGCCGGGACCACACCTTAGCTGCTCTTGTTATGGGTGTGTTTTGGGATAGGAGAGTGTGGAGGCAAGAGTGTGAATCTGATTCCACGACCTGGGTAGGGCTATCTAGAATCATCCTAGGAGGGCTTTTTGAGGTGGGACTTTTAGGCACCATGTAATGAAGAAAAGCAGGTCAGTTTCCAGAGAGGAGCAGAGAAGTGTGAGCAATGGTGGAGACTGGGCCTGTGCAGGTGGGCAGATGCATGTCCAACAGAATGTGGGAGCCTTATACTGAGCAGTCCCTTTCTCCCACCCAGGGGCAAGGGTCCAGTGGGGACAGTGGAAGAGGTGATGCTGTCAGTGGTCTCAATACCGTGGTGAGGAGGCACTCCTTCGCCTTGGGCTTGGAACATGCTGTCAAGCACTCTTTGCCTCCCCTCTTGATACCCcatctcctgcccctgcctcttGTTCACAAAGTGACTTCTTGATCTCATCCCATTTCTCATTGGTTCCTTAGAACTCTCAGACATCTCCTGGGCTCTTCAATTTCGACACTTTCTGGAAGGTGAGTTCTGTAAGATCACTCTGCCCTGCCCCTTGGTCCTACAGTGTAAAATCCTCTTTCTATACCAACAGTCAACAGAAGTCCTTGACTTCTCCTGGTCTGAAGCCCTGAGCCCAGTACATCCTGACGTGATTTGgatattccttttgttttctttgcagaaTTTTAAATCCAAAATGGGTTTCATTAACTGGGATGCCATAGAAAAGGTAAGTTCTGGCGGGTCTTGCAGTCCTGATCTTAGTGGGAGGGGAATATAGGGAAGAAGCGAAACCTTTGCTTGTTGAGCCAGGGGAACAAAAATGATGGCCACTAAGAAGGTATTCAGGCAGGGCGAAAACCCAAACCCAACCCACCAACAAAACTTGGGGAGGGCCAGCAGAGACATGAAAAGACAGGGAGAATATGGACACTATGGAGTCGGGAAGAAGGCATGGAATGAGCCTCTTTAAGGCCTCAACATGTAGACCTGACCCAGTTCTGAACCTCAGGTTCCCCTCTAGAGCTGGAAGGAAGTTTAAGGAAAAGGAAGGTTAAGGAAAAGGAAGTAGGCCTGATCATAAGG from Urocitellus parryii isolate mUroPar1 chromosome 15, mUroPar1.hap1, whole genome shotgun sequence includes:
- the Dmkn gene encoding dermokine isoform X2, whose product is MKLHGSLACLLLALCLGSGAAGPLQGGGESAGQGLGDAISNGVGEAIGQGAKEAASSGIQDAIGQGGGEVASRTRELGDTVSHRLGEAARTLENTGNEAGRQVENAIHHGVDAARGSEAWGISGGHGMLGHNQGNFGGPGSPWGQGHPGGSEGSFGTNSLGGSSGQGGSGGSQSFGIDAQGAVAQPGYGSVRGSSQNSGCTNPPPSGSGGSSSNSGGSSSSQSGGGGSSHSGGSSGGSSHGGSSGGSSHGGSSSGGSSHGGSSHSGGSTGGSSHSGSSSGGSSHSGSSSGNSGSGSSSGSSRERQPENSRELDQSFSVSKGSDSGPSSGSSSGGSGGYKPECDNPGNEARQAGGSGSQESRESSHLLGESNHQGQGSSGDSGRGDAVSGLNTVNSQTSPGLFNFDTFWKNFKSKMGFINWDAIEKDQRSFRIP
- the Dmkn gene encoding dermokine isoform X1 — its product is MKLHGSLACLLLALCLGSGAAGPLQGGGESAGQGLGDAISNGVGEAIGQGAKEAASSGIQDAIGQGGGEVASRTRELGDTVSHRLGEAARTLENTGNEAGRQVENAIHHGVDAARGSEAWGISGGHGMLGHNQGNFGGPGSPWGQGHPGGSEGSFGTNSLGGSSGQGGSGGSQSFGIDAQGAVAQPGYGSVRGSSQNSGCTNPPPSGSGGSSSNSGGSSSSQSGGGGSSHSGGSSGGSSHGGSSGGSSHGGSSSGGSSHGGSSHSGGSTGGSSHSGSSSGGSSHSGSSSGNSGSGSSSGSSRERQPENSRELDQSFSVSKGSDSGPSSGSSSGGSGGYKPECDNPGNEARQAGGSGSQESRESSHLLGESNHQGQGSSGDSGRGDAVSGLNTVNSQTSPGLFNFDTFWKNFKSKMGFINWDAIEKGRVPSPSTRALLYFRRLWENFKQRTPFFNWKEITEDADVYTLQKRAGGADQNYNYNQQAYPTAYYGQVKTPAKGGATIYSSASRVRPGLLQWVKFW